The segment CATCAATTCCTACTGCGTTCATAAAGTACACTCCCATTACAGATTTGCAATTGGCGGCCCAGTCTTCTATCGTTGCCGATTCTGTCTGTTTGGTGACACGGACGCACTGGTGAACAGTGGTTCTACCTGCATAAATCGAACGCTGTGAACGAGAGGCTGGCTGACTGGCTTATAACCGGACGTGGTTAGTCCTTGGAGTGATACGTCGGCCTACTGCTCTCTCATTCTAACAGCTTAGGCAACAATGCGGTGAATAACATGGATGTCCATGTTTTGAACCGTAAATATATAGTAACAGGAGTGATCATGGATGAAGAAAAAGATAATTTTGACATGGCTGCTGGCATTGGCTCTGGCAGCAACAGCCGGTACGGGCTTTGCCGCCAGCAGTTTTGTGGATGTCAACGAAAAACACTGGGCTTATGATTCAATTAATAAATTAGTCAGTACCGGGGTAATTGAAGGCTATCAGGATGGTTATTTCCGGGGTGATAAACCGCTGAGTCGCTATGAGTTTGCGGTAGCAACCGCTAAAGCGATTGACAATTATAATAAAGCGGACGATGCGGAAAAATCGGAAATTCTTAAATTAGTTGCCGAATTTTCTAAGGAACTGGACAGCATTGACGCCCGTTTAGGCAAGGTGGAACAAAAAGTGGGCAGCGTTAAGTTCAGCGGTGATTCCCGAATCCGCTATCAGCATAATTACGGACTCAATGGCAAGTCCAACGGCCAAGGCGCTGATGCGTCGAGAAGCCAATTACGCCTGCGGTTGACCGGCGATGCCGTGCTTGATCAAAACTGGTCGGTAAGCACCCGCTTCGGAGTGCAAAATACCACCGGACAAACGGCCGGCGCGGCGGGGGTCACTCTGCCGGCCGGAGCCGAGCAAGGCAGTAATAACGGCCAGGTTTTCTTTGACCGGGCCGAGTTTAAATACAGTAAGGATGCTTTTACCGGGACCATTGGGCGGTCAACTTTGTTTTTAGGCCAGGGCTTGCTGTATGATTTCGCCTTTGATGGGTTCACGGCAGGCTATGCGTCCGGTAAACTGACCAGTAAATTGCTGCTCGGTGACGCCAGCCTGACCCGCTCGGCCTGGGCGCAAAATGTCAGCGGCGGGGCAGGGACTGCTTGGAACCAGACCGAGAAGTTCTGGGGAGCTGACTTTAAATATGCCTTTAATCCGAAACTTTTCGCAACGGCAACGGCATACCAAAGTACTACCGCGGGATATCCTTATAAAGATATAGCGCTGGGCATCAATGCTACGCTTGGTGATTTCCGGCTGTTGGCGGAAGGGGTCAGAAATACGTATAACAATTATGGCAGCAGTCAGTATCAAGGAACGACAACCAGCGCTGATGCTCAAAAAAATGGTTACTGGGTTGATCTGCGCTGGAAGTTTGCCGATGTGAACAAACCCGGTTCCTGGTCGACTAACGTGCGGTATGTCAGCTTAGGCAAGGACGCTATTGACGGACCGCCTACCACTTTGAACTGGGTTGGTTCCTCGACTATCGCCAATGGCGGTGGTACGGCAGCGGCAAGCGGTTACGGTATTAAGGGTTATGAACTGGGCGGTGACTATATTTTAGCCAAAGGAGCCGATCTGAGGCTGGCGGTAGGAAAATATAAGCCTTATGACAAGAATTACGCCGGCTTTGATTCGTATAATACGGTGGCTACGGCAACCTTATTCTTCAATTTTTAAAGCGGTTCGCACTTTTGCGGCCTAGCGATTCAAAGGGTTAGTCTAAATAACAACCTGTCGGAGGAAAACAGTTGCTTTCCGGCAAAAACGGTAAGGTAAATAAAAAAGGTCTTGGGAAGCGTTGACAAGAAATATAAAGATTGGTATTATATTTTTATATTCTAACGGGTAGCCCAAGGCCGATCAGACACACTGAAGGCTAAAGAGTTTTCATAGACGAAAATTCTTTAGCCTTTTTTATTTCCCAGTGCTGGAGCTTTTGACGGCAAAGGCGTTATAAAAAGGGCATAGCAGAAGCTGATCGGTCTTACAGACAGAAGGCTAAACAAGTTCGTTTAACGGACCTGTTTAGCCTTTTTTGTTCATGTGAGTAAAGTAGGGAGGATGATTATGGAAGAGGACTTGTTTCCGTTATTGGCAGCCGGGTTGGGACAGACGGTGTATATGGTGGTTATGTCGACGCTGTTTGCCGTGTTGCTTGGCCTGCCTTTAGGAATATGCCTGGTCGTTACGGCAAAAGGGCATATTATGGAGGCACCTTCGGTGCATAAACCGCTGGATACCTTGATTAATGCCACCCGTTCGTTTCCCGATCTGATTTTGATTGTGCTGCTCCTGCCATTGGCTCGCTGGCTGGTGGGGACTACACTGGGAGCGACCGCCGCTGTGGTGCCTCTGTCGATGGGAGCCGCCCCTTTTGTTGCCAGGCTGGTGGAAAGCTGTTTGAAGGAGGTGGATAGGGGGAAAATTGAGGCTGCCTTGGCCATGGGCGCGTCTTCGCTGCAAATCATTTATAAAGTGTTAATTCCCGAATCGCTTAGCTCTTTAGTTAGAGCATTTACCATTGCCGTCATTACGATAACCAGTTTTACGGCAACCGCCGGGGCGATTGGCGCCGGCGGGCTGGGCAGCCTGGCCATACGTTTCGGGTATATGCGTTACCGGGACGATATTATGATCATGACGGTCATCGTATTGATTATTTTGGTGCAGAGTATGCAGTGGGCAGGCAACCGTGTTGCCACGGTTTTGGACAAACGAAGACAGGGGTAGGTTAACCTATAACAAAGGAGTCGATAAAAATGAACAAGAAGCTTATTCTGGGTTTGGCATTATTAGTCTTGGCCATGGGAGCCGTCGCCGGCTGCGGCAACAATAAGGAAGCTGCCGCAACCAATAGCCAGCCGGCTAAAAAAGTGCTTAAAGTAGGGGCAGCGGTGGTACCCCATGCTGAAATTTTGAATTTTATCAAACCGGCTTTAGCTAAAGAGGGCGTTGATTTGGAAGTTGTCGTACTGGATGATGAAGGACAATTGAATCCGGCGTTAGCGGAAAAGCAGATTGATGCCAACTATTTTCAGCATGTTCCTTACCTGGACTCGGTAAGTAAGGAAAAGGGCTACCAATTTACGGTAACGGCTAAAGTGCACGTGGAGCCGATCGGATTTTATTCGCAAAAGATAAAAGCAACCGGTGAATTAAAAGAAGGAGCCCAAATCGCCATTCCTAATAATCCTTCTAACGAATATCGGGCTTTAGTCCTGTTGCAGAAAAACGGATTAATTAAATTGAAAGAAGGCATACCGGATTTTAAGGCTACACCGCGTGATATTGTGGATAACCCGAAAAAGCTGAACTTTGTTGAAGTGGATGCCGCTCAGTTGACCCGGAGCCTGCCCGATGTGGATGGCGCCGTGATTAATACTAACTGGATTTTGGAGGCTAAAATTGATCCTAAGAGTGCTTTGTTTAGAGAAGAAGCTGATTCGCCTTATGCCAATGTCGTTGTTGTCAGAAAGGGTGAAGAAAATCGCGAGGAAATTAAGAAGCTGGATAAGGCTTTGACTTCGCCGGAAGTTAAGAAATTTATCCAGGATAAATACGGTGTCGCTGTAGTTCCAGCCTTTTAAGCCAGCCCTGAACTTTTCTAATGATGTTTTTTACATAGAAAAGAGCCGCAGTTTCCTGCGGCTCTTTTTCGCATAGGGCGGACGGCAGACGAAAAAAGCTAGTTGGCGTTAACCAGGCAGCAGGCTAACCGTTACCAGCGTGTTTGCTCAAAATATGTCTCAATCCACTGCAATGTCTGCAGGTAGAGATCGGGAATTTCCAACTCGCTTATATGAAGGCGGGCTGCGTAGGCA is part of the Propionispora hippei DSM 15287 genome and harbors:
- a CDS encoding S-layer homology domain-containing protein codes for the protein MKKKIILTWLLALALAATAGTGFAASSFVDVNEKHWAYDSINKLVSTGVIEGYQDGYFRGDKPLSRYEFAVATAKAIDNYNKADDAEKSEILKLVAEFSKELDSIDARLGKVEQKVGSVKFSGDSRIRYQHNYGLNGKSNGQGADASRSQLRLRLTGDAVLDQNWSVSTRFGVQNTTGQTAGAAGVTLPAGAEQGSNNGQVFFDRAEFKYSKDAFTGTIGRSTLFLGQGLLYDFAFDGFTAGYASGKLTSKLLLGDASLTRSAWAQNVSGGAGTAWNQTEKFWGADFKYAFNPKLFATATAYQSTTAGYPYKDIALGINATLGDFRLLAEGVRNTYNNYGSSQYQGTTTSADAQKNGYWVDLRWKFADVNKPGSWSTNVRYVSLGKDAIDGPPTTLNWVGSSTIANGGGTAAASGYGIKGYELGGDYILAKGADLRLAVGKYKPYDKNYAGFDSYNTVATATLFFNF
- a CDS encoding methionine ABC transporter permease, with the translated sequence MEEDLFPLLAAGLGQTVYMVVMSTLFAVLLGLPLGICLVVTAKGHIMEAPSVHKPLDTLINATRSFPDLILIVLLLPLARWLVGTTLGATAAVVPLSMGAAPFVARLVESCLKEVDRGKIEAALAMGASSLQIIYKVLIPESLSSLVRAFTIAVITITSFTATAGAIGAGGLGSLAIRFGYMRYRDDIMIMTVIVLIILVQSMQWAGNRVATVLDKRRQG
- a CDS encoding MetQ/NlpA family ABC transporter substrate-binding protein — translated: MNKKLILGLALLVLAMGAVAGCGNNKEAAATNSQPAKKVLKVGAAVVPHAEILNFIKPALAKEGVDLEVVVLDDEGQLNPALAEKQIDANYFQHVPYLDSVSKEKGYQFTVTAKVHVEPIGFYSQKIKATGELKEGAQIAIPNNPSNEYRALVLLQKNGLIKLKEGIPDFKATPRDIVDNPKKLNFVEVDAAQLTRSLPDVDGAVINTNWILEAKIDPKSALFREEADSPYANVVVVRKGEENREEIKKLDKALTSPEVKKFIQDKYGVAVVPAF